The proteins below are encoded in one region of Manis javanica isolate MJ-LG chromosome 8, MJ_LKY, whole genome shotgun sequence:
- the SPESP1 gene encoding sperm equatorial segment protein 1 isoform X2, translated as MPDEEQNLNHYVQVLQNLILSVPTRETSHEKKSKFPTTVYSIGLRGSKVKKKPTQGETSSENNVLINPINEEMTTFPPRDFTLGMKSKKHTKSTAFWAIKPYNVSVVLHTKEPDIEKEEPEPESEPEPEPEPPLIQTEAPKSLPHVTELPTGRSTEWDTSLEPDVPQLSGEYEDHEDILKTLSDINSQVQQLPLAESLKPEYRADIQASREHLKRRLALAAATVHKLETMYKSQMLPLGGSSGEIDDMETVINMLYNSRSKLSEYLDTKYVPSKMQEKATVVFNTLQKILCKPSRNSKPY; from the coding sequence ATGCCTGACGAAGAACAAAACTTGAATCACTATGTACAAGTTTTACAGAACCTAATACTAAGTGTTCCCACTAGGGAGACAAGTCATGAGAAAAAATCCAAGTTTCCAACTACTGTTTATTCTATAGGGCTGAGGGGATCAAAAGTTAAGAAGAAACCTACACAAGGAGAAACTTCAAGTGAGAATAATGTTTTAATCAATCCtatcaatgaggaaatgacaacTTTCCCTCCTAGAGACTTCACACTGGGAATGAAGAGTAAAAAACACACTAAAAGTACAGCATTCTGGGCTATTAAACCCTAcaatgtttctgttgttttacatACAAAAGAACCTGATATTGAAAAAGAAGAGCCAGAGCCAGAgtcagagccagagccagagccagagccacCTTTAATACAAACTGAGGCACCAAAGTCATTGCCCCATGTTACTGAATTACCTACAGGTAGAAGCACTGAGTGGGACACCTCCCTAGAACCAGATGTTCCTCAGCTCTCAGGCGAATATGAAGACCACGAGGACATTTTGAAAACACTTTCAGATATTAATTCACAGGTACAACAGCTGCCTCTTGCTGAAAGCCTGAAGCCAGAATATAGGGCTGACATTCAAGCCTCTAGAGAACACTTAAAGAGAAGGCTTGCTCTAGCAGCAGCCACAGTGCATAAATTAGAAACAATGTATAAATCCCAGATGTTACCACTTGGAGGAAGCAGTGGTGAAATTGATGACATGGAAACTGTTATTAACATGCTATATAATTCTAGATCTAAATTATCTGAATATTTAGATACAAAATATGTTCCATCAAAGATGCAAGAAAAAGCTACTGTAGTATTCAATACATTGCAAAAAATATTGTGTAAACCAAGTAGAAACTCAAAACCTTATTAa
- the SPESP1 gene encoding sperm equatorial segment protein 1 isoform X1, which produces MLPMKSVVLLVALLLWPSSAPAYPSITLMPDEEQNLNHYVQVLQNLILSVPTRETSHEKKSKFPTTVYSIGLRGSKVKKKPTQGETSSENNVLINPINEEMTTFPPRDFTLGMKSKKHTKSTAFWAIKPYNVSVVLHTKEPDIEKEEPEPESEPEPEPEPPLIQTEAPKSLPHVTELPTGRSTEWDTSLEPDVPQLSGEYEDHEDILKTLSDINSQVQQLPLAESLKPEYRADIQASREHLKRRLALAAATVHKLETMYKSQMLPLGGSSGEIDDMETVINMLYNSRSKLSEYLDTKYVPSKMQEKATVVFNTLQKILCKPSRNSKPY; this is translated from the coding sequence gcaTAACTCTGATGCCTGACGAAGAACAAAACTTGAATCACTATGTACAAGTTTTACAGAACCTAATACTAAGTGTTCCCACTAGGGAGACAAGTCATGAGAAAAAATCCAAGTTTCCAACTACTGTTTATTCTATAGGGCTGAGGGGATCAAAAGTTAAGAAGAAACCTACACAAGGAGAAACTTCAAGTGAGAATAATGTTTTAATCAATCCtatcaatgaggaaatgacaacTTTCCCTCCTAGAGACTTCACACTGGGAATGAAGAGTAAAAAACACACTAAAAGTACAGCATTCTGGGCTATTAAACCCTAcaatgtttctgttgttttacatACAAAAGAACCTGATATTGAAAAAGAAGAGCCAGAGCCAGAgtcagagccagagccagagccagagccacCTTTAATACAAACTGAGGCACCAAAGTCATTGCCCCATGTTACTGAATTACCTACAGGTAGAAGCACTGAGTGGGACACCTCCCTAGAACCAGATGTTCCTCAGCTCTCAGGCGAATATGAAGACCACGAGGACATTTTGAAAACACTTTCAGATATTAATTCACAGGTACAACAGCTGCCTCTTGCTGAAAGCCTGAAGCCAGAATATAGGGCTGACATTCAAGCCTCTAGAGAACACTTAAAGAGAAGGCTTGCTCTAGCAGCAGCCACAGTGCATAAATTAGAAACAATGTATAAATCCCAGATGTTACCACTTGGAGGAAGCAGTGGTGAAATTGATGACATGGAAACTGTTATTAACATGCTATATAATTCTAGATCTAAATTATCTGAATATTTAGATACAAAATATGTTCCATCAAAGATGCAAGAAAAAGCTACTGTAGTATTCAATACATTGCAAAAAATATTGTGTAAACCAAGTAGAAACTCAAAACCTTATTAa